Proteins encoded in a region of the Deltaproteobacteria bacterium genome:
- a CDS encoding FHA domain-containing protein: MNLRATVDELVVEYRRLSKDERRAKSYLPALVGIGKVANLVEEEDFEGRTRSVDLFGGEVTPEGVDQAAADAHTTGTTSEDFRAEPCNITDGVWFIPRSDQPVHLGRTRDNAIVIPEYSVSRHHCCFRWLTATQLAIEESEAYNELWVDRRMLEDGKRHVLRGGESVALGKYLFRFLYGSGIERLIQTRFLVVGADGTLDVAETVTRASEPAEPPKKGGFFSKLFGK, translated from the coding sequence ATGAACCTCCGCGCGACCGTCGACGAGTTGGTGGTCGAGTACCGGCGGTTGTCCAAGGACGAGCGTCGGGCCAAGAGCTATCTGCCGGCGCTCGTGGGGATCGGGAAGGTCGCCAACCTCGTCGAGGAGGAGGACTTCGAGGGGCGCACGCGCAGCGTGGATCTCTTCGGTGGTGAGGTGACGCCCGAGGGGGTCGATCAGGCGGCGGCGGACGCGCACACCACGGGCACCACGTCGGAGGACTTCCGCGCCGAGCCCTGCAATATCACCGACGGGGTCTGGTTCATCCCGCGGAGCGACCAGCCGGTGCACCTCGGTCGCACACGCGACAACGCCATCGTCATCCCCGAGTACTCCGTCTCGCGGCATCACTGCTGCTTTCGCTGGCTGACCGCCACGCAGCTCGCCATCGAGGAGAGCGAGGCCTACAACGAGCTCTGGGTCGACCGCCGGATGCTCGAGGACGGCAAGCGCCACGTGCTGCGTGGCGGCGAGTCGGTCGCGCTCGGGAAGTACCTCTTTCGCTTCCTCTACGGCTCGGGCATCGAGCGGCTGATCCAGACCCGCTTCCTCGTGGTGGGCGCCGACGGCACGCTGGATGTCGCCGAGACGGTGACTCGCGCCAGCGAGCCCGCCGAGCCGCCCAAGAAGGGCGGCTTCTTCAGCAAGCTCTTCGGCAAGTAG
- a CDS encoding ABC transporter permease — MWTALADQLATVLHTFRHNKGRSLLTLLGMIIGAGSMVLLSGLLAGGKEALLSTNQFIADADVIEVRSSEAPPRQRGRTARRLEFADADALDGSESIGRARTEAELFDWGRWARAGTRKKRVLVLGASDRALSLYRVELARGRFIDAHDLERRARVCVVGDEVWRELLGAPASLSGISLQVSGLRWEVVGVLKRKPPLVAGPGIWMWDRRVVVPATTFAASIRHTRRIDELYVRLLPAQEPLMERLVQTERLVTSVLTRRHHGVENFRLSGNDKGQKEQERLIFLVINVLMLCTAALSLFVGGINIMNIMLVTVTERTREIGIRRSLGATPGNILRQFLVEAAIVSAVGGTIGVVGGAALVFLVTKGLAAWLGAWNAHYELWAFALGLGSSLFVGMLFGLYPAWRAARMDPVEALRYE; from the coding sequence ATGTGGACCGCCCTCGCCGACCAGCTCGCCACGGTGCTGCACACCTTCCGCCACAACAAGGGGCGCAGCCTCCTCACTCTGCTCGGCATGATCATCGGTGCCGGCTCGATGGTGCTCCTCTCGGGGCTGCTCGCGGGGGGCAAGGAGGCCCTGCTCTCGACCAATCAGTTCATCGCCGACGCCGACGTGATCGAGGTGCGAAGCAGCGAAGCGCCACCCCGGCAGCGAGGCCGTACCGCGCGGCGGCTCGAGTTCGCCGACGCCGACGCGCTCGACGGGAGCGAGTCCATCGGTCGGGCGCGAACCGAGGCCGAGCTCTTCGACTGGGGCCGCTGGGCACGGGCCGGCACCCGCAAAAAGCGCGTCCTCGTGCTCGGCGCTTCGGACCGCGCGCTCTCGCTCTACCGGGTGGAGCTCGCCCGGGGTCGTTTCATCGACGCGCACGACCTCGAGCGTCGCGCACGCGTCTGCGTGGTGGGCGACGAGGTCTGGCGCGAGCTCCTCGGCGCACCCGCGAGCCTCTCGGGCATCTCGCTCCAGGTCTCGGGCCTGCGCTGGGAGGTGGTGGGGGTGCTCAAGCGCAAGCCGCCGCTGGTAGCAGGCCCGGGGATCTGGATGTGGGACCGCCGCGTCGTCGTGCCGGCGACGACCTTCGCCGCCTCGATCCGGCACACGCGGCGCATCGACGAGCTCTACGTGCGACTCCTCCCCGCCCAGGAGCCGCTGATGGAACGGCTCGTGCAAACCGAGCGGCTCGTGACGAGCGTGCTCACGCGGCGCCACCACGGCGTGGAGAACTTCCGCCTCTCGGGCAACGACAAGGGCCAGAAGGAGCAGGAGCGGCTCATCTTCCTCGTGATCAACGTGCTCATGCTCTGCACTGCGGCGCTCTCGCTCTTCGTGGGCGGCATCAACATCATGAACATCATGCTGGTCACGGTGACCGAGCGGACGCGCGAGATCGGGATCCGCCGCTCCCTCGGTGCGACGCCGGGCAACATCCTGCGCCAGTTCCTCGTCGAGGCCGCGATCGTCTCGGCGGTCGGCGGCACGATCGGGGTCGTCGGCGGGGCGGCGCTGGTCTTCCTCGTGACGAAGGGGCTCGCCGCCTGGCTCGGCGCCTGGAACGCGCACTACGAACTCTGGGCCTTCGCGCTGGGCCTCGGCAGCAGTCTCTTCGTCGGCATGCTCTTCGGGCTCTACCCCGCGTGGCGGGCGGCGCGCATGGATCCGGTCGAGGCGCTGCGGTACGAATAG
- a CDS encoding ABC transporter permease, giving the protein MWLEYLGIAAAVLRAHKVRSLLTVLSITIGAFSIVLMTSLADSGLKTLLVGVEELGGSQLLSVWRKPPDAKEARQLSYTRGLTRADAAAVEDIPHLRSVTQLAVLGGKSAQTDAGRQRPVDLVASDPRFFSFFRYRAAQGRLFDARDAALHARVCVIGDTLAEKLFDRGTDVVGRSLQVAKLRCRIVGRLEKVDRWGIRFGWDWDNVLVLPLEALSDVSLGELDAARQLFLQTEGPAYNDVVKRVMNARLLVRHHDVDDFAIFDLEKRLAGFVKVFLIMKVIVGLLAAITLLVGGVGIMNIMLVSVAERVREIGIRKALGATPTDIGRQFLVEAALLSGAGGLLGAACGVASALGASALIRHFKPSWVTSVSQPAVLASLLVATVIGLLFGYFPARRAGRLDPVQAMRG; this is encoded by the coding sequence GTGTGGCTCGAATACCTGGGCATCGCCGCGGCGGTCCTTCGCGCGCACAAGGTGCGGTCGCTGCTCACGGTCCTCTCGATCACCATCGGCGCCTTCTCGATCGTCCTCATGACCTCGCTGGCCGACTCGGGGCTGAAGACGCTCCTCGTCGGCGTCGAGGAGCTCGGCGGCTCGCAGCTCCTCTCCGTCTGGCGCAAGCCGCCTGACGCGAAGGAAGCGCGCCAGCTCTCCTACACGCGCGGCCTGACCCGCGCCGACGCCGCGGCCGTCGAGGACATCCCGCACCTGCGCAGCGTGACCCAGCTCGCGGTCCTCGGCGGCAAATCGGCCCAGACCGACGCGGGCCGCCAGCGTCCGGTGGACCTCGTGGCCTCCGACCCCCGCTTCTTCTCCTTCTTCCGGTACCGCGCCGCGCAGGGCCGGCTCTTCGACGCCCGCGACGCCGCGCTCCACGCGCGCGTCTGCGTGATCGGCGACACGCTCGCCGAAAAGCTCTTCGACCGCGGCACGGACGTCGTCGGTCGCTCGCTCCAGGTGGCCAAGCTGCGCTGCCGGATCGTCGGTCGCCTGGAGAAGGTGGATCGCTGGGGGATCCGCTTCGGTTGGGACTGGGACAACGTGCTGGTCCTCCCGCTCGAGGCGCTCTCCGACGTGAGCCTCGGCGAGCTCGACGCCGCTCGCCAGCTCTTCCTGCAGACCGAGGGCCCCGCCTACAACGACGTAGTCAAGCGCGTGATGAACGCGCGCCTCCTGGTGCGGCACCACGACGTGGACGACTTCGCTATCTTCGACCTCGAGAAGCGGCTGGCCGGCTTCGTGAAGGTCTTCCTGATCATGAAGGTGATCGTCGGACTGCTCGCCGCGATCACGCTGCTCGTCGGCGGCGTCGGGATCATGAACATCATGCTCGTCTCCGTCGCCGAGCGCGTCCGCGAGATCGGCATCCGCAAAGCGCTCGGCGCCACTCCCACCGACATAGGGCGCCAGTTCCTGGTCGAGGCGGCCCTGCTCTCCGGGGCAGGGGGGCTGCTCGGCGCGGCGTGCGGCGTCGCCTCGGCCCTCGGCGCGTCGGCGCTGATCCGCCACTTCAAGCCGAGCTGGGTCACGAGCGTCTCGCAGCCAGCCGTGCTGGCCTCGCTCCTCGTGGCCACGGTGATCGGTCTGCTCTTCGGCTACTTCCCGGCTCGACGCGCGGGACGCCTAGACCCCGTCCAGGCGATGCGGGGCTAG
- a CDS encoding efflux RND transporter periplasmic adaptor subunit: MKRRRVWRWVVLAAVLIGGGSALFLSRARSSKGVKVDPHLVVKATRGDLQIDVVELGKIEPREKVAVKSKVGGQALRVLVEEGARVKKGQLLLVLDPIDFQRTVVRAQQEVDKCKVALELAELTLSRKRRGLAERGVSQADVDLAENDLKTRRVTLAQATEQLASARDQLRFSRLTSPLDGTVTQRNIQPGETVVPGVASTFDDRSLLVVSDLSTLIAKAELNQIDVARVKLGQRVTLTLDALPGRTFRAHVTKIAPAALLPKGKDVEVFPIEATLEPAGTEVIKPGMTADVRIQIETRKNVLRLPIEAATKEKERYFATRVSGQPDAKGLVRTERVPVTVGARNDRDLEILSGLREGERVLIKPPSADANEWK, translated from the coding sequence ATGAAGCGACGTCGCGTCTGGCGCTGGGTCGTGCTCGCAGCCGTCCTCATCGGCGGCGGCTCCGCGCTCTTCCTCTCGCGCGCCCGCAGCAGCAAGGGGGTGAAGGTGGACCCGCACCTCGTGGTCAAGGCCACGCGCGGGGACCTTCAGATCGACGTGGTCGAGCTGGGCAAGATCGAGCCGCGCGAGAAGGTCGCCGTGAAGTCCAAGGTCGGCGGCCAGGCCCTGCGCGTGCTCGTCGAGGAGGGGGCGCGGGTCAAGAAGGGGCAGCTCCTCCTCGTGCTCGATCCCATCGACTTCCAGCGCACCGTCGTACGCGCCCAGCAGGAGGTGGACAAGTGCAAGGTGGCGCTCGAGCTCGCCGAGCTCACCCTCTCCCGCAAGCGGCGCGGGCTCGCCGAACGCGGCGTCTCGCAGGCCGACGTCGACCTGGCGGAGAACGACCTCAAGACGCGGCGGGTGACCCTCGCGCAGGCCACCGAGCAGCTCGCCTCGGCGCGCGACCAGCTCCGCTTCTCGCGTCTGACCTCGCCCCTCGACGGCACCGTGACCCAGCGCAACATCCAGCCCGGCGAGACCGTGGTCCCCGGCGTGGCCTCCACCTTCGACGACCGGTCGCTCCTCGTCGTCTCGGACCTCTCGACCCTCATCGCCAAGGCGGAGCTCAACCAGATCGACGTCGCCCGGGTGAAGCTCGGCCAGCGCGTGACCCTGACGCTCGACGCCCTCCCCGGGCGCACCTTCCGCGCACACGTGACCAAGATCGCCCCCGCGGCGCTCCTCCCCAAAGGGAAGGACGTCGAGGTCTTTCCGATCGAGGCCACGCTCGAGCCGGCCGGGACCGAGGTGATCAAGCCCGGCATGACCGCCGACGTGCGCATCCAGATCGAGACGCGCAAGAACGTGCTGCGCCTGCCCATCGAGGCCGCCACCAAGGAAAAGGAGCGCTACTTCGCCACGCGGGTCAGCGGCCAGCCCGACGCCAAGGGGCTGGTGCGCACCGAACGCGTCCCCGTCACGGTGGGGGCGCGAAACGACCGGGACCTGGAGATCCTTTCCGGCCTGCGCGAGGGGGAGCGCGTGCTCATCAAGCCCCCTTCGGCCGACGCCAACGAGTGGAAGTGA
- a CDS encoding TolC family protein, whose amino-acid sequence MRQQVSTGSTLPMLLPIFLACLSSQAPAHAKQTLSLRAAVERALRLDPQTAYALLARDRSKLALLRAQLDRVSAKVDASLGEQWRAWKAFSDPACDPTGACAATSGTTTSGTSSFTASLAVPLFTGFRLTANVSRARHLDAAAVATHRATARAVAIEVLRAYWSVRRVELQAAVSEQALSRYQDAVKVVNARVRAGLAPPVDLNRIEARRLREEARLASLKGSAAEGRAQLAVALELGGADLWLTEPIDVPPPPPHRPEEVDHLLASAARVRPELLAAQHRTLAAREAIRAARSGYFPQLGGAMQLQYGNGSYLGFVGGGLMTPSGSANPFANTSLSLLVGATLSINLFDTFNTATAVRDARYVASQQEQDERRLGRLVEQEVRLAHVRLQRLYRTRDPLVSTRSLARDNLTIIDRRYRNGEGTILDYLDAQVELLNAELDLADVDASIALGWSELAAATGRLPIADVSLALGKTRSR is encoded by the coding sequence ATGCGCCAACAGGTCTCGACCGGTTCCACGCTACCGATGCTCCTGCCGATCTTCCTGGCGTGCCTCTCGAGCCAAGCCCCGGCGCACGCTAAGCAGACCCTGAGCCTCCGCGCCGCCGTCGAGCGCGCGCTCAGGCTTGACCCGCAGACCGCCTACGCCCTCCTGGCGCGGGACCGCAGCAAGCTGGCCCTCCTCCGCGCCCAGCTCGACCGCGTCAGCGCCAAGGTGGATGCCTCCCTCGGCGAGCAGTGGCGCGCCTGGAAGGCCTTCTCCGACCCCGCCTGCGACCCGACCGGGGCCTGCGCCGCGACGAGCGGCACGACGACCAGCGGGACCTCGAGCTTCACCGCGAGCCTCGCCGTGCCCCTCTTCACCGGCTTCCGCCTCACCGCGAACGTGAGCCGCGCCAGGCACCTCGATGCCGCCGCCGTAGCCACGCACCGCGCCACGGCCCGCGCCGTGGCCATCGAGGTGCTTCGCGCCTACTGGAGCGTGCGCCGCGTCGAGCTCCAGGCCGCCGTCTCCGAGCAGGCCCTCTCCCGCTATCAGGACGCCGTGAAGGTGGTGAACGCCCGCGTCCGCGCCGGTCTCGCGCCCCCCGTCGACCTCAACCGCATCGAGGCCCGCCGCCTGCGCGAGGAAGCGCGCCTGGCCTCGCTCAAGGGATCTGCCGCCGAAGGGAGGGCCCAGCTCGCCGTCGCCCTCGAGCTCGGCGGCGCCGACCTCTGGCTCACCGAGCCGATCGACGTTCCGCCCCCGCCGCCTCACCGCCCCGAGGAGGTCGACCACCTCCTCGCCTCGGCCGCCCGCGTCCGACCGGAGCTCCTCGCGGCGCAGCACCGCACCCTCGCCGCGCGCGAAGCCATACGCGCGGCGCGCTCCGGGTACTTCCCCCAGCTCGGCGGCGCCATGCAGCTCCAGTACGGCAACGGCTCGTACCTCGGCTTCGTGGGCGGCGGTCTCATGACCCCCTCGGGGAGCGCAAACCCCTTCGCCAACACCTCGCTCTCGCTCCTCGTCGGCGCGACGCTCTCGATCAACCTCTTCGACACCTTCAATACGGCCACCGCGGTGCGCGACGCGCGCTACGTCGCCTCCCAGCAGGAGCAGGACGAGCGCCGCCTCGGCCGCCTGGTGGAGCAGGAGGTCCGTCTGGCGCACGTCCGCCTGCAGCGCCTCTATCGCACGCGCGACCCGCTCGTGAGCACGCGCTCCCTCGCCCGCGACAACCTCACCATCATCGACCGTCGCTACCGCAATGGCGAGGGGACGATCCTGGACTACCTCGACGCGCAGGTGGAGCTGCTCAACGCCGAGCTCGACCTGGCGGACGTCGACGCCTCCATCGCCCTCGGCTGGAGCGAGTTAGCCGCTGCCACGGGACGCCTCCCCATCGCCGACGTGAGCCTCGCGCTCGGAAAGACAAGGTCCCGATGA
- a CDS encoding ABC transporter ATP-binding protein yields the protein MTSDGPPPVIALDELCKVYRAGSVEVHALRDISLVIRRGEMVAVMGASGSGKSTLMNIVGTLDRPTSGRYLLDGVAVEELDAVAQAHLRNAKIGFVFQAFNLLPRHTALANVEVPLIYGRISRRERRRRALEALARVGLADRVDHLPTQLSGGQQQRVAIARALVTRPVLLLADEPTGALDTETTAQVMELFCELHRSGMTVVLVTHEPHVARYAKRIIRFRDGRILSDEPSQEPPHAPTGLDRFHATDAPADLPGVPLEPSPGAR from the coding sequence ATGACCAGCGACGGACCGCCACCGGTCATTGCCCTCGACGAGCTCTGCAAGGTGTACCGCGCGGGTTCTGTCGAGGTCCACGCCCTGCGCGACATCTCGCTCGTCATCCGGCGCGGCGAGATGGTCGCCGTGATGGGCGCGAGCGGCTCCGGCAAGTCCACGCTGATGAACATCGTCGGCACCCTCGATCGCCCGACGAGCGGTCGCTACCTCCTCGACGGCGTGGCCGTGGAGGAGCTAGACGCCGTCGCCCAGGCCCACCTGCGCAACGCGAAGATCGGTTTCGTCTTCCAAGCCTTCAACCTCCTGCCGAGGCACACCGCGCTCGCCAACGTCGAGGTCCCGCTGATCTACGGTCGCATCTCGCGCCGCGAGCGCCGCCGCCGCGCGCTCGAGGCGCTCGCCCGCGTGGGCCTGGCCGACCGCGTGGATCACCTCCCCACGCAGCTCTCGGGCGGCCAGCAGCAGCGCGTGGCCATCGCACGCGCCCTCGTCACGCGTCCTGTGCTGCTTCTCGCCGACGAACCAACCGGCGCCCTCGACACCGAGACCACTGCCCAGGTGATGGAGCTCTTCTGCGAGCTCCACCGGAGCGGGATGACCGTCGTCCTCGTGACCCACGAGCCGCACGTCGCGCGCTATGCGAAGCGCATCATCCGCTTTCGCGACGGTCGCATTCTCTCTGACGAACCGAGCCAGGAGCCTCCGCATGCGCCAACAGGTCTCGACCGGTTCCACGCTACCGATGCTCCTGCCGATCTTCCTGGCGTGCCTCTCGAGCCAAGCCCCGGCGCACGCTAA
- a CDS encoding right-handed parallel beta-helix repeat-containing protein, producing the protein MVKDALLRPGTRTRAFSALFVALVLAPVEVRAAAHYVDHVATGANDGTSWANAWKSLAAINWAAVRGGDTIYLSGGVTQKTYDEQLTVGASGVPGQPITIAPGASSPAPAGHGGTVVLDGQGSRPFCVSVSYRQYVTVRGLKLVNAAESGIKASGSDVLVEGNTLEGIRGQAIHFYKCNGCTARQNYVTTLANDPAQTDGVVVYGDSDGVVVEGNHLVLTNQGGSHNDCVQSNRCSNLTVRYNYCENQKDAEGYADAQGIYLTEMRGTSKVYGNVVYLKQGAVGIASSNLTVGTAKSVFVNNTVKCGSYRCIRVTEETDPIVKNNLVWQHRTAAGLYAIELRNWAGKPENIDGNLAFNQSSTGAKIHYLNSAALTWTEWQAQKLDLHGANTDPSLDACYRPDSASDPSVGKALALASELTMGLSMAACPSSAAAWRAGYALVDRGTVGGSSWDVGAFEYGPPRLVDGGAARDRGITDGRLTEAGLLLDGGGDGDSARTDARPQANDGGPGDRDSAAGSAIVPGGGSGDGGCGCGVGRAAIFPAAALPSTAGLVLLVLLFRRRAARSHRLRRPAPFPPAPAPRTGVDSPSCAPHRG; encoded by the coding sequence ATGGTCAAGGATGCGCTCCTGCGCCCCGGCACTCGAACGCGCGCGTTCTCTGCCCTATTTGTCGCGCTCGTGCTCGCCCCCGTCGAGGTGCGCGCGGCGGCGCACTACGTGGACCACGTGGCGACCGGTGCGAACGATGGCACCTCCTGGGCCAACGCCTGGAAGAGCCTCGCCGCGATCAACTGGGCCGCGGTCCGCGGGGGGGACACGATCTATCTCTCGGGCGGCGTCACCCAGAAGACGTACGACGAGCAGCTCACCGTCGGCGCGAGCGGGGTACCCGGCCAGCCGATCACGATCGCCCCCGGCGCGAGCTCCCCGGCGCCGGCAGGCCACGGCGGAACGGTGGTCCTCGACGGGCAAGGGAGCCGCCCCTTCTGCGTCTCGGTGAGCTATCGGCAATACGTCACCGTCCGCGGCCTGAAGCTCGTCAACGCCGCCGAGAGCGGTATCAAGGCCAGCGGCAGCGACGTCCTCGTCGAGGGCAACACGCTCGAGGGGATCCGCGGCCAGGCGATCCACTTCTACAAATGCAACGGCTGCACCGCCCGCCAGAACTACGTGACCACCCTGGCCAACGACCCCGCGCAAACCGACGGCGTGGTCGTCTACGGCGACTCCGACGGCGTGGTCGTCGAGGGGAACCACCTGGTCCTCACCAACCAGGGGGGCAGCCACAACGACTGCGTGCAGTCGAACCGCTGCTCGAACCTCACGGTCCGCTACAACTACTGCGAGAACCAGAAGGACGCGGAGGGTTACGCCGACGCTCAGGGCATCTACCTCACGGAGATGCGCGGCACGAGCAAGGTCTACGGCAACGTGGTCTATCTCAAGCAAGGCGCCGTGGGCATTGCCAGCTCGAACCTGACGGTCGGCACGGCGAAGAGCGTGTTCGTGAACAACACCGTCAAGTGCGGCAGCTATCGCTGCATCCGTGTGACCGAGGAGACGGACCCGATCGTCAAGAACAACCTCGTCTGGCAGCACCGCACCGCGGCCGGGCTCTACGCCATCGAGCTAAGGAACTGGGCCGGCAAGCCCGAGAACATCGACGGCAACCTGGCCTTCAACCAGTCCTCGACGGGCGCCAAGATCCACTACCTGAACAGCGCGGCGCTGACCTGGACCGAGTGGCAAGCCCAAAAACTCGACCTGCACGGGGCCAACACGGATCCGTCGCTCGATGCCTGCTATCGGCCGGACAGCGCCTCGGACCCCTCGGTTGGCAAGGCCCTCGCGCTCGCGAGCGAGCTCACGATGGGACTGTCGATGGCGGCTTGCCCTTCCTCGGCCGCGGCCTGGCGCGCGGGCTACGCGCTCGTCGATCGCGGGACGGTCGGCGGGAGTTCCTGGGACGTCGGCGCCTTCGAGTACGGCCCGCCACGGCTCGTGGACGGCGGGGCAGCGCGCGACCGCGGCATCACCGACGGGCGTCTCACCGAGGCCGGCCTGTTGCTAGACGGAGGGGGCGACGGGGACAGCGCGCGGACCGACGCGCGCCCGCAGGCGAACGATGGCGGGCCCGGCGACCGCGATAGCGCCGCGGGCAGCGCCATCGTGCCTGGCGGTGGAAGCGGGGACGGCGGCTGCGGGTGCGGCGTCGGACGCGCCGCGATCTTTCCGGCGGCCGCGCTGCCTTCGACGGCTGGCCTCGTGCTCCTCGTGCTGCTCTTCCGGCGGCGCGCGGCCCGGTCGCATCGGCTTCGGCGTCCTGCTCCCTTCCCCCCCGCACCTGCCCCCCGCACCGGGGTTGATTCTCCATCCTGCGCCCCGCACCGGGGTTGA
- a CDS encoding 2-hydroxychromene-2-carboxylate isomerase: MARPIRFCFDYLSPYAYLASTQIRALGARHGCAVEPVPVLFAALLGANGTRGPAEIPRKRAYIFKDVLRLAHALGQPIDLPASHPFNPLLALRATTAVAEPDARWELVHALFRATWVEGLRVEEPEVVARIATAAGLDGAGLVAAASQPEVKARLRTSTDEALAAGTFGVPTMLVEAELFWGVDSLPHLERYLRGEDPVTQAAAARWEGLRPSATRAGA, translated from the coding sequence ATGGCCCGGCCGATCCGCTTCTGCTTCGACTACCTCTCGCCCTACGCGTACCTCGCCTCGACGCAGATCCGGGCGCTCGGCGCGCGGCACGGGTGCGCAGTGGAGCCGGTGCCGGTGCTCTTCGCGGCGCTCCTCGGCGCAAACGGCACGCGCGGGCCGGCTGAGATCCCACGCAAGCGGGCCTACATCTTCAAGGACGTGCTGCGCCTGGCCCACGCGCTCGGACAGCCCATCGACCTGCCCGCGAGCCACCCGTTCAACCCGCTGCTCGCGCTGCGCGCCACGACCGCCGTAGCGGAGCCCGACGCGCGCTGGGAGCTCGTCCACGCGCTCTTTCGCGCCACCTGGGTAGAGGGCCTGCGCGTCGAGGAGCCGGAGGTCGTGGCCCGCATCGCCACCGCGGCGGGGCTCGACGGCGCGGGGCTCGTTGCCGCCGCGAGCCAGCCCGAGGTGAAGGCCCGGCTGCGCACCTCCACGGACGAGGCCCTCGCCGCCGGTACCTTCGGCGTCCCGACCATGCTCGTAGAGGCAGAGCTCTTCTGGGGCGTGGACTCGCTGCCTCACCTCGAGCGCTACCTGCGCGGGGAAGACCCGGTGACGCAGGCGGCCGCCGCGCGCTGGGAGGGGCTTCGGCCCTCGGCCACAAGGGCTGGCGCTTAA
- a CDS encoding SRPBCC family protein → MAENAVRLHRVLRAPAQRVYRAFLDAEALAKWMPPHGFTGKVHHLKAEVGGTFKMSFTNFTTGTTHSFGGEYLELVPNERIRHTDRFDEPSLPGQMLVTISLKKVSVGTELTIVQEGIPSAIPVEACYLGWQESLTLLTQLVEAEITE, encoded by the coding sequence ATGGCTGAGAACGCCGTTAGACTTCACCGGGTACTTCGTGCGCCGGCCCAGAGGGTCTACCGCGCCTTCCTCGATGCCGAGGCTCTGGCGAAGTGGATGCCACCGCACGGCTTCACGGGCAAGGTGCACCACCTCAAGGCCGAGGTCGGCGGGACCTTCAAGATGTCCTTCACGAACTTCACGACGGGGACCACGCATTCGTTCGGCGGCGAGTACCTCGAGCTCGTGCCTAACGAGCGCATTCGTCATACCGACAGGTTCGACGAGCCGAGCCTGCCCGGTCAGATGCTGGTCACGATCTCCCTGAAGAAAGTGTCCGTCGGCACGGAGCTGACCATCGTGCAGGAGGGCATCCCCAGCGCGATCCCCGTCGAGGCCTGCTACCTCGGGTGGCAAGAGTCCCTGACGCTGCTCACGCAGCTCGTCGAGGCGGAGATCACGGAGTAA
- a CDS encoding class I SAM-dependent methyltransferase — translation MNAQGRRPRDRASWEQRYVEGDLPWDSGIPDLHLRRVLEEHGVGPGKALDVGCGTGTNAIWLAQQGFEVTGLDLSPAAIARAEAKVATAGVACRLLVGDFLVDEVPGAPFDAVYDRGCFHSFDGVEERSRFAARVGELLAPGGVWHSLIGSTDGPPREVGPPRRSAAEVVAVVEPHFEILELSSTSFDQDRHRDARAWVLVARRRVVHPA, via the coding sequence GTGAACGCACAAGGACGACGTCCACGGGACCGCGCGAGCTGGGAGCAACGCTATGTCGAGGGCGATCTGCCATGGGACAGCGGCATCCCGGACCTGCATCTGCGCCGCGTCCTCGAGGAGCATGGCGTCGGGCCCGGCAAGGCGCTCGACGTCGGGTGCGGGACCGGCACGAACGCGATCTGGCTGGCCCAACAGGGCTTCGAGGTGACGGGGCTCGACCTCTCGCCGGCCGCGATCGCGAGGGCCGAGGCCAAGGTCGCCACGGCCGGGGTCGCTTGCCGGCTCCTCGTCGGCGATTTTCTGGTCGACGAGGTCCCCGGCGCGCCCTTCGACGCCGTCTACGACCGGGGTTGCTTTCACTCCTTCGACGGGGTCGAAGAGCGCTCGCGCTTCGCCGCGCGGGTCGGGGAGTTGCTCGCGCCCGGCGGAGTGTGGCACAGCCTCATCGGATCGACCGACGGTCCACCGCGCGAGGTGGGCCCGCCCCGGCGCAGCGCCGCCGAGGTCGTCGCCGTCGTGGAGCCGCACTTCGAGATCCTCGAGCTCAGCTCGACCTCGTTCGATCAGGACCGTCATCGCGACGCCAGGGCCTGGGTGCTCGTGGCCCGACGGCGGGTCGTCCATCCGGCCTGA
- a CDS encoding DUF1697 domain-containing protein, with the protein MTGSTPGVVRRSAPKTGSTSAHRYAAFLRGVSPMNCKMAALKSCLEGAGFEDVKTVLSSGNVVFSGRAMPEAALVAGIEAAIQQGLDRSFPVIVRPVEALRALLASDPYRPFRLAPGSKRVVTFLKEAPGAIPALPLEVDGARILCVRGREAFTSYVRSPRGPVFMTLIEKTFGKNVTTRTWETLEKVAR; encoded by the coding sequence ATGACGGGTTCGACACCTGGGGTCGTTAGACGCTCCGCGCCGAAGACGGGCAGCACCTCAGCGCATCGCTACGCGGCCTTCCTGCGGGGCGTCAGCCCGATGAACTGCAAGATGGCGGCGCTCAAGAGCTGCCTCGAAGGAGCGGGCTTCGAGGACGTGAAGACCGTGCTCTCGAGCGGTAACGTCGTGTTCAGCGGGCGCGCGATGCCCGAGGCAGCCCTGGTGGCGGGAATCGAAGCGGCTATCCAGCAGGGCCTCGATCGCTCCTTCCCGGTCATCGTGCGCCCGGTCGAGGCGCTCCGGGCGCTCCTGGCCAGCGATCCCTACCGCCCGTTCCGCCTGGCGCCGGGCTCGAAGCGGGTGGTGACCTTCTTGAAGGAAGCTCCGGGAGCGATCCCCGCGCTTCCGCTCGAGGTCGACGGCGCGCGCATCCTCTGCGTGAGGGGTCGCGAGGCCTTCACCTCGTACGTCCGGAGCCCGCGGGGACCCGTCTTCATGACGCTGATCGAGAAGACCTTTGGCAAGAACGTCACCACGCGCACCTGGGAGACCCTGGAGAAGGTGGCGCGCTGA